Proteins encoded together in one Desulfosporosinus meridiei DSM 13257 window:
- a CDS encoding helix-turn-helix domain-containing protein yields MGQNIKANKSIGDNIRKWRGTRGLTQAELSAKLQIHGCDISRGTLAKIEAGIRHISSNELQGIKAVLEITYDDFFTR; encoded by the coding sequence ATGGGACAAAATATCAAAGCGAATAAAAGTATCGGCGATAACATTCGTAAATGGAGAGGCACCAGGGGCCTGACCCAAGCGGAGCTTTCGGCCAAATTGCAGATACATGGCTGCGATATTTCGCGGGGAACACTGGCGAAAATTGAGGCTGGTATCAGGCATATTTCTTCTAATGAGTTACAAGGGATAAAGGCAGTATTAGAGATAACTTACGACGATTTTTTTACGAGGTGA
- a CDS encoding ABC transporter transmembrane domain-containing protein, whose amino-acid sequence MAYGVLADFRVLLYRALERIAPGHLINRRSGEVASALMADVEILEWFYAHTFGAFLVAVIVPLIVLLAMGFVHWVLPLILIPWILLVCTAPFWLRKKADQQGSLVRTYLAGVNAEIVDGIQGLREILSFGFEGDYLKKLDQSTKVLSKSQLDYGKRLGTEGDIVDAFVSLGMLCMLVTSASLIGSEKLEPGWFPVVVIMSIYVFAPVTGIAKMARNFGLIKAASARVFSFLEMKPTW is encoded by the coding sequence GTGGCCTATGGCGTACTGGCGGATTTCCGGGTTCTGCTTTATAGAGCCTTGGAAAGAATCGCCCCGGGACACCTGATCAACAGGCGCTCCGGAGAAGTGGCTTCAGCTTTGATGGCTGATGTGGAAATTCTGGAATGGTTTTATGCCCATACCTTTGGGGCTTTCCTGGTGGCAGTGATTGTACCCCTCATTGTTCTTTTGGCCATGGGATTTGTCCATTGGGTCCTGCCCCTGATCCTTATACCCTGGATTCTGCTGGTCTGCACGGCACCTTTTTGGCTAAGAAAAAAAGCCGACCAACAGGGAAGCTTAGTCCGTACTTATTTGGCTGGAGTAAATGCTGAAATTGTAGATGGAATTCAGGGCCTGCGGGAAATTCTTTCTTTTGGTTTTGAAGGGGATTATTTAAAGAAGCTGGATCAGAGTACTAAAGTCTTAAGCAAAAGTCAGCTTGATTATGGCAAGAGACTGGGGACTGAAGGAGACATAGTGGATGCCTTTGTCTCCCTGGGAATGCTCTGCATGCTGGTGACTTCCGCCAGCCTGATCGGTTCGGAAAAACTGGAACCCGGGTGGTTTCCAGTGGTTGTTATTATGTCGATTTATGTCTTTGCTCCGGTGACGGGAATTGCAAAAATGGCCCGCAACTTTGGCTTGATTAAAGCAGCCAGCGCCAGAGTATTCAGTTTCCTGGAAATGAAGCCCACATGGTAG
- a CDS encoding ABC transporter ATP-binding protein, which produces MVVDHSDFVPDKLEAWINFKNVDFQYGENLPQVSKKVSFRINKGETVALVGHSGVGKSTCANLLLRFWDASGGVVEIGGYNIRDFTQQTLREMISYVPQDVYLFNMSVAENIKLGKPDASEEEIKRAAKEALAHEFIEKLPEGYDTNLGERGSQLSGGQRQRIAIARALLKNAPILLMDEAVSNLDTQNERELQEILLKLRKDKTTLIISHRLSTILSADRIIVLDKGEVAEVGRHDELAKKGGTYYRLLGSQRDGIVA; this is translated from the coding sequence ATGGTAGTAGACCATAGTGATTTTGTGCCTGATAAGCTTGAAGCCTGGATTAATTTTAAGAATGTGGATTTTCAGTATGGAGAAAATCTTCCCCAAGTATCGAAAAAGGTCTCCTTTAGGATTAATAAAGGAGAAACCGTTGCATTAGTCGGCCATTCAGGTGTCGGGAAGTCCACCTGTGCCAACCTGTTGTTGAGATTCTGGGATGCTTCAGGGGGGGTGGTGGAAATTGGCGGCTATAATATTCGGGATTTTACGCAGCAAACCCTCAGAGAGATGATCTCCTATGTTCCCCAGGATGTTTATTTATTTAACATGTCGGTGGCTGAAAACATCAAACTCGGTAAACCGGATGCTTCAGAGGAGGAAATAAAAAGAGCGGCTAAAGAAGCCTTGGCCCATGAATTTATTGAAAAACTTCCTGAGGGCTACGATACTAATCTCGGGGAGAGAGGTTCCCAACTATCGGGAGGACAGAGACAGAGAATTGCCATTGCCAGGGCGCTCTTGAAAAATGCTCCCATCTTATTGATGGATGAAGCGGTTTCCAATCTGGATACTCAAAATGAACGGGAATTACAGGAAATACTCTTGAAATTGCGTAAGGATAAAACAACCCTGATAATATCCCACCGTTTGTCGACAATTTTATCAGCAGACCGGATTATTGTTCTGGATAAGGGTGAGGTGGCCGAAGTAGGAAGACACGATGAACTTGCCAAAAAAGGAGGAACTTATTATAGGCTTCTCGGCTCTCAGAGAGACGGAATTGTGGCCTAG
- a CDS encoding Uma2 family endonuclease, translating to MAKTISKTGIVFRYKHYLTWPEDQRWEIIDGVAFSMTPAPSRIHQKILVELLTIFHNHLRGKTCEVYAAPFDVRLPLANERDEETSNVVQPDIIVVCDPSKLDEKGCNGSPDLVIEIISPSTLRRDLKEKFYLYEKAGVLEYWIVYPENETIVIHKLVDHKYGRPEVYSTEDRITSSIFDALTINLSEIFVRHLPFQE from the coding sequence TTGGCAAAAACGATAAGCAAAACTGGTATAGTTTTTAGATACAAGCACTACCTAACTTGGCCAGAAGATCAGCGGTGGGAGATTATTGATGGTGTAGCCTTCAGTATGACTCCTGCTCCTTCACGCATCCACCAAAAGATTCTAGTAGAACTACTAACTATCTTTCACAATCACCTACGGGGCAAGACCTGTGAAGTATATGCTGCTCCTTTTGATGTGAGGTTACCTCTTGCCAATGAAAGAGATGAAGAAACTTCGAATGTAGTCCAACCAGATATCATTGTTGTTTGCGACCCTTCCAAACTTGATGAAAAGGGATGCAATGGAAGCCCAGACCTCGTGATAGAAATCATCTCCCCTTCTACTTTGAGAAGAGACCTTAAGGAGAAATTCTACTTATATGAAAAAGCAGGTGTCTTAGAATACTGGATCGTCTATCCAGAAAACGAAACTATTGTGATACACAAACTGGTTGACCACAAGTATGGACGCCCAGAAGTCTATTCCACAGAGGATCGAATAACGTCTAGCATCTTTGACGCTCTAACAATTAATTTAAGTGAGATATTTGTGCGCCACCTCCCCTTTCAAGAATAA
- a CDS encoding response regulator, whose translation MTIKLLLVEDDQEIREIITDYFTEKSSGTFRLDSARSGEEGRQKCLVQEYDLVLLDVSRRWTAKREKD comes from the coding sequence ATGACGATTAAGTTGCTGTTAGTTGAAGATGATCAAGAGATACGGGAAATCATCACCGATTATTTTACAGAGAAAAGCAGCGGGACCTTCAGGCTGGATTCGGCCCGGAGCGGGGAAGAAGGCCGGCAGAAATGCCTTGTGCAGGAATATGATTTAGTGCTGCTGGATGTTAGCAGAAGATGGACAGCAAAAAGAGAAAAGGATTAA
- a CDS encoding class I SAM-dependent methyltransferase has translation MDIQHYTDLWSEGKVARASATAFWDNRADEFNKLVSPKTPDQRIGKIIKFMSDHNLLAKDRSVLDIGCGPGGFAVEFAKTSRVVTGLDISSKMLDHAHKNAAAANLTNISFKNLNWDEVNLEEYGWKKRFDMVTAINSPGIHDQVTLEKMIAASKGYCFLSNFVSRSDSVQDVIRTEILQLKDPKFYVNTVYCIFNILWLMGYYPHITYVDTDREHVRSIEEASRYYGTLFELRNDPADDQNKLIKNYLEHMSSDGFVRERVQTKTAWIYWKV, from the coding sequence ATGGATATACAGCATTACACCGATCTGTGGAGCGAAGGAAAGGTTGCCAGGGCCTCTGCTACGGCCTTTTGGGACAATCGGGCGGATGAGTTCAATAAATTAGTTTCTCCAAAAACTCCCGATCAACGAATTGGAAAAATCATTAAATTCATGTCTGATCATAATCTTCTTGCTAAAGACCGCAGTGTTCTGGATATCGGTTGCGGTCCGGGAGGATTTGCTGTTGAATTTGCCAAGACATCCCGTGTCGTTACCGGCCTGGACATATCCTCTAAGATGCTGGATCATGCCCATAAAAACGCTGCAGCCGCCAACCTGACCAATATCTCTTTTAAAAACTTAAATTGGGATGAGGTAAACCTTGAGGAATACGGTTGGAAAAAGCGATTTGACATGGTTACAGCCATCAACAGCCCAGGAATTCATGATCAAGTCACTCTGGAGAAGATGATCGCCGCCAGCAAAGGATACTGCTTTTTGTCTAATTTTGTAAGTCGTTCCGACTCTGTTCAGGACGTTATTCGCACGGAAATCCTGCAACTTAAAGATCCAAAGTTTTATGTTAACACAGTCTACTGTATTTTTAATATTCTTTGGCTAATGGGCTATTATCCCCACATTACCTATGTGGATACTGATCGAGAGCATGTCCGCTCAATCGAAGAAGCTAGTAGGTATTATGGCACACTTTTTGAACTTAGAAATGACCCCGCTGATGATCAAAACAAGCTAATTAAGAATTATCTCGAACATATGTCTTCTGATGGGTTTGTGCGAGAGAGGGTTCAGACAAAAACTGCTTGGATCTATTGGAAGGTCTGA
- a CDS encoding FmdE family protein, translating to MCRVQTQWERAVEFHGHECPGLAIGYKACEAAIKKLGIRFSADEEIVCVTENDACGVDAVQVITGCTFGKGNLLYKGTGKMAFSFFNRSNGESLRMIVKPLNEEMDRQQRQEYLLNSPAEELFNFSKPSFELPEKARLFTTVICENCGEGVPEHKLRMNDSKKVCLDCFKDYSRGW from the coding sequence ATGTGCAGAGTCCAAACACAGTGGGAAAGAGCAGTAGAATTTCACGGGCATGAGTGCCCAGGGCTGGCAATCGGCTACAAAGCTTGCGAAGCCGCCATTAAGAAGCTGGGGATTCGGTTTTCTGCGGATGAAGAAATTGTCTGCGTCACTGAAAACGATGCTTGCGGAGTTGATGCTGTACAGGTGATCACCGGCTGTACTTTTGGTAAAGGGAATCTTTTGTACAAAGGCACAGGCAAAATGGCCTTCAGCTTTTTTAACCGCTCCAATGGCGAAAGCCTGAGAATGATAGTAAAGCCTTTAAATGAAGAAATGGATCGCCAGCAACGTCAAGAATATCTTCTAAACTCACCTGCTGAAGAACTTTTTAACTTCTCCAAGCCGTCCTTTGAGTTACCCGAAAAGGCCAGACTCTTTACTACCGTAATTTGTGAGAATTGCGGAGAAGGGGTTCCCGAGCACAAGCTGCGCATGAATGACAGCAAAAAAGTGTGCCTGGACTGCTTCAAGGACTATTCTAGAGGGTGGTAG
- a CDS encoding DUF3842 family protein encodes MRIAVIDGQGGGIGKHIVEQLRKRFPELNILALGTNALATGAMVRAGATEGASGESAICYNADRVDIIVGSIGIMLVYGMLGEITSGIAAALSASQAEKLLLPIQRGSIQLVGIPRSPLPHQIEALVNEVEERMSTK; translated from the coding sequence ATGCGGATAGCAGTTATTGACGGACAGGGCGGAGGTATTGGCAAACATATTGTGGAGCAGCTGCGCAAGCGATTCCCTGAACTTAATATTCTGGCCCTGGGAACAAATGCTCTTGCTACGGGTGCAATGGTGCGGGCAGGAGCTACAGAAGGGGCTTCCGGGGAGTCGGCCATTTGCTACAATGCAGATCGGGTAGACATTATTGTTGGATCTATAGGAATCATGTTGGTCTACGGAATGTTGGGAGAAATAACCTCCGGCATAGCTGCGGCTCTTTCTGCCAGCCAAGCAGAAAAGTTACTGCTGCCCATCCAACGCGGAAGCATTCAGCTGGTGGGCATACCCCGCAGCCCTCTCCCTCACCAGATAGAAGCTTTGGTGAACGAGGTGGAGGAACGAATGAGTACCAAATAG
- a CDS encoding class I SAM-dependent methyltransferase gives MDMQNRIEKYWEGEASRYSEGIWQEVNSFKKLAWSDLLEHYRPAGNPLRVLDIGTGPGFFTLLTAEMGFNVTAVDCSQNMLLEAQKNLEQLGLHAEFLVMDSHTLPFADNTFDLILCRNLTWTLYDPQTAYREWYRVLKRRGRLLVFDANWSLRLHDPERQASYLEDMAEAERRGIHRPGHVDPQEGERIAKDLFLSSRLRPHWDVGALLEVGFKEIFINTNISDKVWNEDDKVVYRSTPLFLVGGEK, from the coding sequence ATGGACATGCAAAATAGGATTGAAAAATATTGGGAGGGGGAAGCCTCCCGCTACAGTGAAGGAATATGGCAAGAGGTGAACAGCTTTAAGAAACTAGCCTGGTCAGATTTGCTTGAGCACTATAGACCGGCGGGTAATCCCCTAAGAGTGCTGGATATCGGCACCGGACCAGGTTTTTTTACTCTCCTGACGGCGGAAATGGGGTTTAATGTAACGGCTGTAGACTGTTCCCAAAACATGCTGCTGGAAGCGCAGAAGAATCTGGAACAGTTGGGTTTGCATGCAGAATTCCTGGTCATGGATTCTCATACGCTTCCGTTTGCCGATAATACCTTTGATCTGATTCTTTGCCGAAATCTGACGTGGACTCTTTATGATCCTCAGACTGCCTACAGAGAATGGTATAGGGTTCTCAAGCGTAGAGGGAGGTTGCTGGTTTTCGATGCCAATTGGAGCTTGCGCTTGCACGACCCCGAACGACAGGCTAGCTACCTGGAAGACATGGCTGAGGCTGAACGGAGAGGGATTCATCGCCCAGGACATGTTGACCCGCAAGAAGGGGAGCGGATAGCCAAAGATCTCTTCCTAAGTTCCCGCCTGCGTCCTCACTGGGATGTAGGTGCTTTGCTTGAAGTGGGATTCAAAGAAATTTTTATTAACACAAACATTTCCGACAAGGTTTGGAATGAGGACGACAAGGTTGTGTATAGGTCTACCCCTCTGTTTTTAGTCGGTGGAGAAAAATAA